A window of Streptomyces profundus genomic DNA:
CTCGATGCTGCGCGCCCCGGCGCGCGCGGCCAGTTCGGCGGCGCGCGCGCCATGCGCGTGCACCATCACGCCCCGCCCGCCCTGCCGCTCCGCCTCGTCCACCAGGGCCCGCATCTCCGCCTCGGTGAGCTGGGTGTCGTGCACGCCCCTGCCCTGGGCGACGGAGCCTGACGCGGTCACCTTGATCCAGTCGGCGCCGGCCCGCACCATCCGCCGCACCACCGCGCGGGCCGCGTCGGGCCCGTCGAAGACCGGATCGGGCATCGAGGGATCGGCGAAGAAGTCCATCGGGCCGTATCTGGGCGACCAGTGGTCCCCGATCCCGCCCGTGGTGCACACCTGGCGCAGCGACAGCAGCACCTCGGGGCCTGGGAACCACCCCTCGGCCAGCGCCACGGGCAGCCCGGCGTCCGCGCCCCAGGCGTCGCGCACGGTGGTGATGCCCAGATCGAGCAGGGTGCGCAGCGCCGGCACCATGGAGAGCGGGCGGGTGGAGCGCGGCAGCCCGCGCGGCGTCTGCGGTGCGCCGAGCGCCACATGCACATGGCAGTCGATGAAGCCCGGCAGCAGCAGGCCGCCCGAGCAGTCCACGGAGGTGTCGCCGTCGAGCCCGGATCCGACGGCCGCGATCCGGCCGCCCTCCAGCACCACATCCGCCCGGCGGACCTCCCCGGTGGCCGCGTCGAACACCGCGCCCCCGCGCAACAACTCCCTGGTCAACCTTCGCGCTCCGTCCCTCAACGCCGTCAGATGCCCAGCACCAGCTTGGCCGTGCTGAAGTAGATCACCAGCCCGGTGGCGTCCACGAGGGTGGTCACCATCGGTGCGGAGACCACCGCCGGGTCGATCCGCAGCTTCTTCGCCAGCAGCGGCATCATGCCGCCGACCGTGGACGCCCAGGCGCAGATCACCACCAGGGTGACGGCGACGACCGCCGCCACGTCGGGGCCCACGAAGAACGAGCCGACCAGGAAGCCGACCACGGCGAGCATCGCGCCCAGCAGCAGTCCGGTGCGGCACTCGCGCCAGATCACCCGCAGCAGATCCGAGGTGCGCACCTCGCCGACGGCGAGCGCCCGCACGGCGGCGGTGGCCGCCTGGGCGCCGGCGTTGCCGCCGGTGCCGATCAACAGCGGGACGAAGAGCGCGAGTTGGGTGACCTCCTCCAGCTCGCCCTCGTACATCTGGGTGACGGAGACGGTGAGCGTGGCCGCGACCAGCAGCAGCATCAGCCACATCATCCGGGTGCGGGAGAGCCGGAAGACGCTGGCCGACATGTAGTGCCGCTCCAGCGGCTCGGAGCCGGCCTGCCTGGCGACGTCCTCGGTGTCCGCGGCCTCGATCACCTCGAAGGCGTCGTCGCTGGTGAGGAGCCCGACCAGGCGGTCCTCGCTGTCCACGACCGGCAGGTCGAGCACGTTGGTCTCGCGCATCAGCCGGGCGGCGGCCTCGGCCGGCTCGGTGGCCCTGGCCATCGGCGGGGCCGTCACCACCAGATCGTGCACCATGGCGCCCGGCTCGCTGAGGACCAGCTCCCGCAGCTCCACGATGCCGGTCAGCCGGCGGCCCCTGTCCACCACCGGCAGGGTGTAGATGGTCTCGGCGTGGGCACCCCGCCGCCGCACCACCTCCAGCGCCTGACCTGCCGTCAACTCCTGTTGCAGAGCGACCGTCTCGGGCGTCATGAAGCGGCCGACCGAGCCCTCCGGATAGCCGAGCAGCGCGGCCGTCATCTGCCGTTCGTGGGCGCTCAGCCCGGCCAGCACGCGGCGGGCGACCTTGGCCGGCGCCTCCTTGAGCATCCGGGCCCGGTCGTCCGGGTCCATATGCTCGACCAGCTCGCGGAACGCCTGGTCCCGCAGCCCTTCGAGGATCTGCTGCTGGTCCACCGGATCCAGCTCCTCGAAGACCTCAAGCGCCCGGTCCTTGTCGAGCAGCCGGAAGGTGACGACGGACTGCACCTCGTCCATCCGGGCGATCTCGTCCGCGATGGCGTAGGGCGGCTGGGTCTCCAACCACTCAAGGGCGCCGGCCAGGTCCTGCTCGTCCAGCAGCATGGGAAGGTGCGTCATGACGGGGGAACCCCCAGGGAACGGTGGGCGGCGACGGACATCCGATGTGCGCGCACACGCCCAACGCCCCAGGCGGATCGGCTACCTGGGCGGAAGAGCGTGGCGCCGTGGATGGCTGGGAGGTTCACTGCGCATCGCAGCACCACCTCCCGCCGCCTCGTTCCGTCATCGCCACAGCACAGGGTACTAGGGCCTGGCTCTCAGACCGTCGCGGGCTCGCGACGACAGCCACGGCACCTCGCTGCGTTACCGAATCGCGCAAGTACGGGCAAGTACGAGCTGCGATCCGGCGCCTTGCGATGCACCACGTCTGACGCCGCTCGCTGACCCGCGACGGCCTAAGAGACAGGCCCTGGCCATCAATGACGATCATGGCAAGAAATCCGACATCATGGACAGCGGACGGCTGTCGGTTCAGGAAACGGTGGTGAACGGGTGCGCGCCGGCGCGCGCCCGTGGCGAGAGGTTCCGCTCGGCGGTCCTCGACCGCCGCCCTCACGCCCCGTCAGGCGACGCGGCCCAGCACCGTCTCCGGCACGGCGACCTCGTGCGCCCGCTCCGCCGGCACCACCTCGACGGCCGCCCCGGCCAGCGCCTCAAGGGCGCCGTCGAACCGCTCCGGCGTATCGGTGTGCAGGGTCAGCAGCGGCTGGCCGGCCACCACGGGGTCGCCCGGCTTGGCGTGCAGTTCGACGCCGGCCCCGGCCTGTACGCTCTCCTCCTTGCGGGCCCTCCCGGCGCCGAGCCGCCAGGCGGCGAGCCCCACCGCGTAGGCGTCCAGCGTGGACAGCACCCCGCTGGCCGGCGCCGGCACCACATGGCGCTCGCCGGCCACCGGCAGCGGCGCGTCCGGATCGCCGCCCTGGGCGCTGATCATCCGGCGCCAGCGGTCCATCGCCGAACCGTCGGCCAGCGCGCGCTCCGGATCGGCGTCCGGCAGCCCCGCCGCGTCCAGCATCTCCCTGGCCAGCGCCAGGGTCAGCGCCACCACGTCGGCGGGCCCGCCACCGGCCAGCACCTCGACGGACTCCCGCACCTCAAGGGCGTTGCCCGCGGTGCGCCCCAGCGGCGTGGACATGTCGGTGAGCAGCGCCACGGTGCGCACCCCGTGGTCGGTGCCGAGCCCCACCATGGTCTCGGCCAGCGCGCGGGCGTCCGGCAGCGTCTTCATGAAGGCGCCGGAGCCGACCTTCACATCCAGCACCAGCGAACCGGTGCCCTCGGCGATCTTCTTGGACATGATCGACGAGGCGATGAGCGGCAGCGACTCGACGGTGCCGGTGACATCGCGCAGCGCGTACAGCTTCCGGTCGGCCGGGGCCAGGCCCTCGCCGGCCGCGCAGATCACCGCGCCCGCGTCGGCCAACACGCCCTGGATCTCGGCGTTGGAGAGCTGCGCCCGCCAGCCGGGGATGGCCTCCAGCTTGTCCAGGGTGCCCCCGGTGTGGCCGAGTCCGCGCCCCGACAGCTGCGGCACGGCCGCACCACAGGCGGCGACCAACGGGGCCAGCGGCAGCGTGATCTTGTCGCCGACGCCGCCCGTCGAGTGCTTGTCGGCGGTGGGCAGCGCGAGCGCGCCGAAGTCCATCCGCTCGCCTGAGTTGATCATCGCCGCCGTCCAGCGGGCGATCTCGGGCCGTTCCATGCCGTTCAGCAGGATGGCCATGGCGAGCGCCGACATCTGCTCGTCGGCCACCTCCCCCGCCGTGTAGGCGGCGACCACCCAGTCGATCTGCTCATCACTGAGCACTCCGCCGTCGCGCTTGGTACGGATGATGGAGATGGCGTCCATGGCAGCGTCGCGTCCGAACGTGAGAAGGGGTACGGGCAAACAAGGGTGGGGCGGTGCGGGTCAGCGGTCGAGTTCCCAGGCGAGGGGGAGGAGTTCGGCCAGCGGGCGGGGGCCTTCGGCGGTGTCGATCAGCAGGTCGGGGCCGCCGTGCTCCATCAGGAGCTGGCGGCACCGGCCGCACGGGGTGATCACCTCGTCCGCGCCGTTGGCGCAGCTGAAGTGGGTGAGCCGGCCGCCGCCCGAGGCGTGCAGCGCGGAGACGAGGCCGCACTCGGCGCACAGGCCCAGGCCGTAGGAGGCGTTCTCCACGTTGCAGCCGGTCACCAACCGCCCGTCGTCGACCAGCGCTGCGGCGCCCACCGGGTACTGGGAGTAGGGGGCGTAGGCCCGGGACCTGGCGTCCCTGGCGGCGGCGCGCAGCGCCGGCCAGTCGAGGGTGGGCTCGGCCATCAGCCGCCCTCCCCGCGTCGGTACGGTTTTCCGATCGCCCGTGGAGTGCGCAGGCGCTGCGCGAAGAGCGTCAGCACCAGCAGCGTCGTCAGATACGGGCTGGCGGTGACCAGTTCGAGCGGCATGGTCTCGGTGACCGAGTACCAGAGCCACAGCAGCGCGGCGACGCCGACCAGGGCGACCGCGACCACCCAACGGCCCCGGTAGTACTGCCAGCCGGCGACGCCCAGCAGGATCAGCGCGAAGAGCAGCAGCGTGGCGTGCACCACCGCGCCGCCGCCCCGGGTCTGGAGCGCGTCCATGAAGCCGAAGAGGCCGGCACCCGCGGCGACGCCGCCGGGGCGCCAGTTGCCGAAGATCATGGTGGCCAGGCCGAGGTAGCCGCGTCCGCCGGTCTGCCCGTCCTGGTACATCCGGATGAGGACGGCCAGATAGGCGCCGCCGAGCCCGGCGAGCCCGCCGGAGACGGCCAGCGCGACGTACTTGTAGAGGTAGACGTTGACCCCGAGCGACTCGGTGGCCTGCGGGTTCTCGCCGCAGGAGCGCAGCCGCAGCCCGAAGGACGTGCGCCAGAGCAGCAGATAGGTGCCGACGAAGAGCAGCACGGCGAGCACCGTCAGCCAGGAGACGTTGTGCACGACGGCGCGCAGCACGCCCGCCGCGTCCGAGATCAGGAACCAGCGCTGTTCGTCCAGGTCGGCCAGCCAGTCGGAGACGCCAGGGACGCTGAACGGCTCTATCCGCTCCATCTGCGGCGACTGCTTGTCGTTGCCGCCGGCCGCCGCCGCCTCGCTGCCCTCGCCGCCGAACCACTGCTTGGCGAGGAACTGCACCACGCCCAGGGCCAGGATGTTGATGGCCACACCGGAGACGATGTGGTCGACGCCGAAGGTGACCGTGGCCAGGGCGTGCACCAGGCCGCCCAGCACGCCGCCGATGACGCCGGCCACCACCGCGGCCCAGGGGCCGTGCTGCCAGCCGATCCAGCCGGCGGCGAAGAGGCCGAGCATCATCATGCCCTCAAGGCCGATGTTGATCACGCCGGCGCGTTCGGCCCACAGGCCGCCGAGCCCGGCCAGGCCGATGGGCACGGCGAACGTCATCGCCGCGGTCCACTGCGAGGTGGCGGTGAGGCTGTTCTCGTCGGTGAGGACCCGGACCAGCGAGAGCAGGAACAGGGCGCCGGCGATCAGCAGCAGCAGCTTCGGGTACGTCAGCCCCGGACGGCCGCCGCCCTCCACCGGGCCGCGTGGGCGGACCCTCGCCAGCATGGTGTTCAGATTGCTGGTCACGCGGACACCTCCGGCGCGTCGTCGCTCTTCCTGGCCTGGGCGAGCTTCTCCCCCACCAGGCGCTGCTGTCGGCGGACGCCCCAGCGGCGCACCAGCTCGTAGGCGACGACGACGGAGAGCACGATGATGCCCTGCATCACGCCGACCAGCTCCTGGTCGAAGCCCCGGAACTCCAGGTGGGTACCGGTGCGTTCGAGGAACGCCCAGAGCAGCGCGGCGAAGGCCATGCCGACCGCGTGGTTGCGGCCGAGGAGCGCGATGGCGATGCCGGTGAAGCCCAGGCCCTCGGGGAAGTCGTTGCCGTAGTTGCCCGAGTCGTTGAGCAGCGTGGGCATCCCGACCAGACCGGCGACCGCGCCCGACAGCAGCATCGCCGTGATCACGGTGCGCGAGACGCTGACCCCGCTGGCCTCGGCGGCCGACTCGGAGCGGCCCACGGCCCGCAGGTCGAACCCGAAGCGGGTGCGGCTGAGCAGGAACCAGTAGGCGATGCCGATGACGATGGCGATCACCACCGTGCCGTGGATCGCCTGGACGTTGGTGGGGATCTCGAAGAAGTGGCTGGACTCGGGGATGTCCGGGGTGTGGACGATGTTGCCCTCGCGCTCGGCGAGGCGTCCGGCCTGGAGGAAGTAGGCGATCAGCGAGCCGGCGATGAAGTTCAGCATGATGGTGGTGATCACCTCGCTGACGCCCCTGGTGGCCTTCAGATAGCCGGCAATGCCGGCCCAGACGCCACCGCAGACCATCGCGACCAGCAGGATCACCGGGATCTGGATGAAGCCCGGCAGGCTCAGCGCGCCGCCCACCACGGCGGCGAAGAAGGCCGCCACCCGGTACTGCCCGTCGACCCCGATGTTGAAGAGGTTCATCCGGAAGCCGATGGCGACGGCGACCGCCGACAGGTAGTAGGGGATCGCCTTGTTGAGGATCCAGACCTGGCTGTCGCTCTTGGAGCCGTAGTCGAACATCGCGGAGAAGGCGGTGAACGGGTTGTCCCCCGTCGCCGCCATCACCAGCGAGGTGATCGCGATCGCGGTGACCAGCGCCAACACCGGGGCGGCGAAGCCGAGTATCAGCTTCTCGCGGTCCCGCTCGCCCAGCCGGCGCGCGACCACGCCTGGCTTGCCCGGGGTCATGCGGCACCTCCCTCGGAGCCGTCGGAGTCCTCGGACCCCGCTTCGCCGTGCTCGGCCGTCAGATGGCCGCTGGTGGTGCCGGTCATGGCGGTGCCCAGTTCCTCCGGGGTGATGGTGGCGGGGTCGGCGTCCGCGACCAGCCGGCCGCGGTACATCACCCGCAGGCTGTCGGAGAGGCCGATCAGCTCGTCGAGGTCGGCGGAGATCAGCAGCACGGCGAGGCCCTCGCGGCGGGCGCGGCGGATCTCGTCCCAGATCTGCGCCTGGGCGCCCACGTCCACCCCCCGGGTGGGGTGGGCGGCGATCAGCACCCTCGGCTGGTGGCTCATCTCGCGGCCGACGATCAGCTTCTGCTGGTTGCCGCCGGAGAGCGATCCCGCGGTGACGTCGATCCCCGGGGTGCGCACGTCGTACTCGGCGACGATCCGCCGGGTGTCGGCCTTGGCGTCCTTGCCCGTCAGCCAGGGCCCCTTGGAGTTGGGCGGCTCGGTGACATGGCCCAGCATCCGGTTCTCCCAGAGCGGGGCGTCCAGCAGCAGGCCGTGGCGGTGCCGGTCCTCGGGGACATAGCCGATGCCGGCCTCGCGGCGGCGGCGGGTCGGCGCCTGCGAGATCTCCTCGCCGTTCAGCGTGATGGTGCCGCCGTCCGGCTTGCGGATGCCCATCACGGCCTCGACCAGTTCGGCCTGGCCGTTGCCCTCGACCCCGGCGATGCCCAGCACCTCGCCCCGGTGGATGGTGAAGTCGATGTCGGCGAGCACCTCGCGCTTGCGCCCGTCCGAGTCGACCCCGGAGAGGTGCAGCCCCGAGATGGTGAGCATCGGCTCGTCGGTGACGGTGGACTCGCGGGTGGCGGGGGTCGGCAGCTCGCTGCCGACCATCAGCTCGGCCAGCCGCTTGGGGTCCGTCTCGCCCGGCAGCACGGTGGAGACCGTGGTGCCGCGCCTGATGACGGTGATCTCGTCGGCCACCGAGAGCACCTCGCCCAGCTTGTGCGAGATGAACAGCACGGTCAGGCCCTCGGCCGTCAGGTCGCGGAGGTTGCCGAAGAGGGCGTCCACCTCCTGCGGGACCAGCACGGCCGTCGGCTCGTCCAGGATCAGCGTGCGGGCGCCCCGGTAGAGGACCTTGAGGATCTCGACGCGCTGCCGGTCGGCCACGCCGATGTCCTCGACCAGCAGGTCCGGCCTGACGTTCAGCCCGTAGGTCTCGGACAGCTCGGCGATCCGCCGGCGGGCGCGCCCGCCGATGCCGTACGCCTTCTCGGCGCCCAGCACGACGTTCTCCAGCACGGTCAGGTTGTCGGCCAGCATGAAGTGCTGGTGCACCATGCCGATGCCACGCGCGATGGCCTCGGCCGGGCCCCGGAAGCTGACCTGCTCCCCGTCGATCGCGATGGTCCCCTCGTCGGGACGCTGCATCCCGTAGAGGATCTTCATCAGGGTGGACTTGCCCGCCCCGTTCTCGCCGACCAGCGCGTGCACGGTGCCGCGCCGCACGGTGATGTCGATGTCGTGGTTGGCGACCACGCCGGGGAAACGTTTGGTGATGCCGCGCAGGGCCACCGCCGGAGCGCCGAACTCCTCGGCGTCCTTCGGAGGTTGGGGCGGACTGCTGGAGGCTGGGATGACGCACTCTCCTCGGGAGCGAAGGAGCGCCGCCCGGGGGCGGTGGGGCGGGACGGGTGGGGCAGACGGTACCGCGCCCGCGCCGTCCGCCCCGGCATGGGGGGACGGCGCGGGCGCGGGTCCGGCTGTCGTTACGGGGTGTCGCTGACGGTGATCTCGCCGTTGACGATCTGCTCGGTCGCGGCGTCCAGCTCGTCCTTGATGTCGTCGATGAACCCGCCGGAGGTGGCCAGCGCCACGCCGTCCTCGGCCAGCGAGTACTCGTGCACACCGGACGGGGCGTCACCGTTGTGGACGCTGGTGATCAGGTCCTCGACGGCGACGTCGACCCGCTTGACACCCGAGGTCAGGATCGAGTCCTGGTACTCGGCGAGACCGGGCTGGAGGTAGGCGTCGGAGTCGACGCCGATCGCCCAGGCGCCCTCGACACCGGCGACCTGCTCGATCGAACCGGTGCCCGAGGCGCCGGCGGCGGTGTAGATCACGTCGATGCCCCGGCCGAGCATGGCGTCGGCCTTCTGGCTCGCCCGGGCCGGGTCGGCGAAGCCGCGGTCGTCATCGGCGTAGAGGTAGTCGACCTCGATCTCGATGTCCGGGTCGGTCTCGGTGACGCCCTGGACGAAGCCCGCCTCGAACTTCTGGATGAGCGGGTTGTCCACGCCGCCGATGAAGCCGACGCTGCCGCTCTCGCTCTTCAACGCGGCGGCCACGCCGGCGAGATAGGAGACCTCGTGCTCGGCGAAGACCATGCCGTAGATGTTGTCGCCCTCGGGGGCGGCGTCCACCACGCCGAAGGTGGTGTCGGGGAACTCGGCGGCGACCTCGGTGATGGCGGCGTCGTAGAGGTAGCCGACACCGATCACCGGGTTGTAGCCCTCGCTGGCCAGCGAGGAGAGCCGCTGCACGCGGTCGGCGTTGGTCTCGCCGCTGCGCGCCGTCTGGAATTCGGCCTCGTCGAGGCCGAGGGCCTCGGTGGCCCGGTCGGCGCCGGCGGCGGCGGCCTCGTTGAACGAGTGGTCGTCACGACCACCGACGTCGAACGCGATGCCGGGGCCCTTGGCCTCACCGCTGTCGTTGCTGTCGTTGGAGTCCGTCGAACTCTCACCACAGGCGCTGGCGGTCAGGGCCAGCGTCGCGGCGATGGCGACCGTTGCTGCGAACCTGGATACGCGACGCAAGAGGACCGATCCCTTCGGGTGTGAAGCGCCTCTTACGGCGCTGTTGGGGCCGATCGTAACGCGCGTAGACAGACGCGGAAGCCACGAGTTCCGCCTGTTATCAGATCGGTGTTAAGGCAACGTGGACGCAACATGAGCGCCTCCGGAGGGCGACTTTCCGGACCGGCGCGCAACGTCGCACGTCATCGCCGCATCCTGGGCCGCCCTCCCCTCCCCTACCGGTCCGATACTTCCCCCGCGGCTCGCTAACTCAGCAGCGCGGCGGCCGTCAGCAGATCGACGCCGACCGAGATCGCGTGCTCGTCGACGTCGAAGTCCCCCTGGTGGATATCGCGCGGGGTGGCCCCCGCCTCGCCCCTGGGGCGGACGCCGAGCCTGGCCATGGCGCCCGGCACCTGCTCCAGATACCAGGAGAAGTCCTCGCCGCCGAGGCTCTGCTCGGTCGACTCGATGCTGTCGGCGCCGAACCTGGCCGTCATCGCGTCGCCGAGCAGCGCGGCGGAGACCGCGTCGTTGACCACCGGCGGGACACCCCTGATGTACTGGATCTCGGACTTGGCGCGCCACATCGTGGCCACCTCGTCCACCGCCGCGTGCACCAGGTCGGGCGCCAGCCGCCAGGTGTCCAGATCCAGGCAGCGCATCGTGCCGGACAGCTCGGCGCTCCCCGGGATGACGTTGGGCGCGTGGCCCGTCTGGAGCCGGCCCCAGGTGACGGCCAGGCCGGCGCGGGTGTCGACCCGGCGGGCCAGCAGCGCGGGCACCTCGGTCACCACCTTGGCCGCCGCGGTGACGAGATCGGTGGTCAGCTGCGGGCGGGCGGTGTGGCCGCCGGGCCCGGCGAGCTTGATCTCGATCCGGTCGCACGCCGAGGTGATGGCGCCGGTGCGCAGGCCGATCCGCCCGGCCTCGACCTTGGGATCGCAGTGCAGCGCCAGGATGCGGCCGACGCCCTGGAGCACCCGGGACTCGATGGCGTCCGTGGCGCCGCCGGGCAGCACCTCCTCGGCCGGCTGGAAGAGGAGCCGCACCGGGCGGGACAGCCGCCCCTCGGCCGCCAGCCTGGCCAGCACAAGACCCGCGCCGAGCACCACCGTGCTGTGCACGTCGTGGCCGCAGGCGTGCGCCCGGCCAGGAACGGTGGAGCGGTAGGGGACGGTCTTGGTGTCCGGAATGGGCAGCGCGTCGATGTCGGCGCGCAGTGCGAGCAGCTCTCCCCCCGCGCCCTCGGGGCGGATGTCACAGACCAGCCCCGTGCCGCTGTCCAGCACGCGTGGCGCGAGCCCGGCCCGCTCCAGGCGGTCCTTGATGACGGCGGTGGTGCGTACTTCCTGGTTCCCCAGCTCGGGATGCCGGTGGAGGTCGCGACGGAACGCGATCAGCTCCGCACGCAGCGCGTCATCGAGCGTCGTGGGGGTGGACTGAGGGGACAGCAGATCACTCACGTGACCGAGGTTAGCCCCGATCACCGCCCGGTGGGCGGTTGATCATGCAAAGTTCACGCAACAGAAGCGATCCCGGCCGATTACGCCCACTGGCGACTGGGTATGAGTGCTCTCTTATCCACGCTTGTTTGCGAATGGCTGTTGTTGCCCGGGTTGTTGACGGGCGGCTGGGATCGGACGGGGCGTCACGGTTGCGGCGCCGGCAGCGAGACCAGGCCGTGCACGCCGCGCGCCGTGGTGGTCACATTGGAGAGGAAGCCGCTGGCCCGTGCCGTCACCCGGTCGGTGAACCAGCCCTCGGCCAGCGCGCAGACCAACACCTTGACCTCGGTGTCCGCCAGCACCCGGGGCAGGGTGTGCACCACCGTGGAGGGGAAGCTCAGGATCCGGCCGCCTATCGGCCCGCGTCGGGCGACCAGTTCGAGCGGCAGGTCGGGCCTGACCACCTCGACGTTCGCCACCTGTCCGAGCCGGCGGAGCTTCTCCGCGCTCTCCTTGCGGTGCGCCCAGTAGCGGGCCACCCCGTGCTCCCTGGCGAGGTCGGTGACGGCGGCCAGATAGCGGTCCTCGCGGAGCACCCCCGTCTCCACCAGCGAGGTGCCGACCAGGTCGGCGCCCTCCGTCACCCGGGGCCGGCCGAAGTGCTCCCGCGTCCAGAGGAACGCGTTCTCGGTGACGGTTATCCCGTCGAGGCGCCGCACCGGCATGGCCGTGAACACCTCGACGGTGTGGCCGGCGCCGGGGCGCAGACGGTGCACCGCACGGCGCGCGACCGGCGCGAAGAGCAGCCCGGCCGGGCCCCTGCCGGCGGGCCGGTGCCAGCGCACCAGCCGTTCCCCGTCGGCCAGTTGGGAGACGAACTCCATGGTCGCCGTGCCGTCGTCCACCACCACCACATCGCGTGGTCCGGTGAGCGAGAGCAGCAGCTGGAGGTAGCGGGAGAACGGGTCGCCGATCACCAGCCGGCGGGCCCGCCGCAGGGGCCCCGCCAGCGCGGCCAGCGCCCTGGTCGGCGTGGCGGCGCCGCCGCGCGCCTCCTGCCAGCGGACCTCGTGGCCCGAATCGGTGGCGAGCCCCGCCATCCGGCGCAGCTGCCCCCGGGTGGTGGGGTCGCGGGGCGGCAGCACCACCAGCACGCAACGACCGGCGTCGGCGCCGCGCGCCCACTCCAGTATGTTGAGCAGCTGCACCGGGCTCTCGGCGAAGGCCAGCGTGGTGGCCTCGGACTCGCTCATGGACCTCTCCCGTCCCGAAACTCTCCACGATGCCGGAGGTCCGGCTGACC
This region includes:
- a CDS encoding amidohydrolase, which produces MSDLLSPQSTPTTLDDALRAELIAFRRDLHRHPELGNQEVRTTAVIKDRLERAGLAPRVLDSGTGLVCDIRPEGAGGELLALRADIDALPIPDTKTVPYRSTVPGRAHACGHDVHSTVVLGAGLVLARLAAEGRLSRPVRLLFQPAEEVLPGGATDAIESRVLQGVGRILALHCDPKVEAGRIGLRTGAITSACDRIEIKLAGPGGHTARPQLTTDLVTAAAKVVTEVPALLARRVDTRAGLAVTWGRLQTGHAPNVIPGSAELSGTMRCLDLDTWRLAPDLVHAAVDEVATMWRAKSEIQYIRGVPPVVNDAVSAALLGDAMTARFGADSIESTEQSLGGEDFSWYLEQVPGAMARLGVRPRGEAGATPRDIHQGDFDVDEHAISVGVDLLTAAALLS